In one Nostoc sp. KVJ3 genomic region, the following are encoded:
- a CDS encoding glycosyltransferase, producing MPLKYALVHEWLTPKATGGSELVVREILNHIDADLYALIDFESSNRESYLYKRQIGKTFLQNFPYARNGIQKYLPLWPLAIEQLDLRHYDVILSSSHAVAKGILTTPEQMHICYCHSPMRYAWDLTFDYLRYSKLGSGLPGWVTRYLLHRLRQWDVLSANRVDYFIANSQHTARRIWRCYRREATVIYPPVNIGEFPFLSKKEDFYLTVSRLVSYKQIELIVKAFNQLKRPLVVIGTGDEMNKIREMANSNIQILGWQPDNVVKKYMSRAKAFVYAACEDFGIALVEAQACGTPVIAYGAGGALETVRDIRSCVDTGTGIFFKTQTEAALVEAVEKFEVYEGSFSSEYMRSHAAQFSPQIFADRYLNFVNKCNEKDRFRNDGLG from the coding sequence GTGCCCTTGAAATATGCTCTAGTTCATGAGTGGCTGACACCCAAAGCCACCGGTGGTTCCGAACTCGTTGTCCGAGAAATTTTGAATCACATTGATGCTGATTTGTATGCTCTGATTGATTTTGAATCCAGCAATAGAGAAAGTTATTTATATAAGCGTCAAATTGGCAAGACGTTTCTCCAGAACTTTCCCTACGCTCGCAACGGTATACAAAAATACTTGCCTTTGTGGCCTTTGGCAATTGAACAACTTGATTTGCGGCATTATGACGTAATTCTGTCTTCATCTCACGCTGTTGCCAAAGGAATCTTGACCACTCCCGAACAGATGCATATTTGCTACTGTCACAGCCCTATGCGCTATGCCTGGGACTTGACCTTTGATTATCTGCGCTACAGCAAACTGGGTAGTGGCTTACCTGGGTGGGTGACGCGATATTTATTACATCGTTTGCGCCAGTGGGATGTATTGAGTGCCAATCGCGTTGATTACTTCATTGCTAACTCACAACATACAGCTAGGCGGATTTGGCGTTGCTATCGGCGAGAAGCAACAGTCATTTACCCACCAGTCAATATTGGAGAATTTCCATTTTTGTCTAAGAAAGAGGATTTCTACCTGACAGTTTCCAGATTAGTGAGTTACAAGCAAATCGAGTTGATTGTCAAGGCTTTTAATCAACTAAAACGACCATTAGTAGTCATTGGTACAGGAGATGAAATGAACAAGATTCGCGAGATGGCAAACTCTAATATCCAAATACTGGGATGGCAACCCGATAATGTGGTAAAAAAATATATGTCTAGGGCTAAGGCGTTTGTGTATGCAGCTTGTGAAGATTTTGGGATTGCCCTAGTGGAAGCACAAGCCTGTGGCACGCCAGTGATTGCTTATGGTGCAGGGGGTGCTTTAGAAACAGTGCGAGATATCCGCTCTTGTGTGGATACAGGGACAGGCATATTTTTCAAGACGCAAACAGAGGCGGCTTTAGTGGAGGCAGTAGAAAAGTTTGAAGTGTATGAAGGTTCGTTCAGTTCCGAGTATATGCGATCGCACGCCGCGCAGTTTTCACCGCAAATCTTTGCAGATCGTTATCTAAATTTTGTAAACAAATGCAACGAAAAAGACCGTTTTCGGAATGATGGTCTTGGTTAA
- a CDS encoding NAD-dependent epimerase/dehydratase family protein — protein MRILIMGGTRFIGVYLTQLLVEQGHEVVLFNRGNRTTPSLQGVGQIIGDRTDPTQLKAKLSQESFDVIFDNNGRELTDTQPLAEIFKDRVQHFVYMSSAGVYLKSDQLPHVEGDLVDPKSRHKGKHETEAYLTQLGLPFTSIRPTYIYGPRNYNELEGWFFDRIVRDRPIPIPGNGLHITQLGHVKDLAKAMTQVLGNEQAIGQIYNISGDRFVTFDGLARASAVAAGKSPDTVKIVHYDPKKFDFGKRKAFPMRVQHFFASVNKAQTELNWHPEYDLISGLQDSLENDYLANAKDKAEVDFSVDEEILQACE, from the coding sequence ATGCGAATTCTGATTATGGGTGGTACTCGGTTCATTGGTGTCTATTTGACTCAATTACTAGTTGAACAAGGACATGAAGTGGTGCTGTTCAATCGGGGAAATCGGACAACACCTTCTTTACAGGGAGTAGGACAAATTATAGGCGATCGCACTGACCCTACCCAATTAAAAGCAAAGTTATCACAAGAAAGCTTTGATGTCATTTTTGACAATAATGGCCGGGAACTTACTGATACTCAACCACTAGCTGAGATTTTTAAAGACCGAGTGCAACATTTTGTGTATATGAGTTCGGCAGGGGTATATCTCAAATCTGACCAATTACCCCATGTCGAGGGAGATTTAGTAGATCCCAAAAGTCGCCATAAGGGTAAACATGAAACAGAAGCTTATCTAACTCAATTGGGATTGCCCTTTACTTCCATTCGTCCTACTTATATTTACGGCCCTCGTAATTATAACGAGTTGGAAGGTTGGTTTTTTGACAGAATTGTGCGCGATCGCCCCATTCCTATCCCCGGAAATGGCTTGCACATTACGCAGCTAGGGCATGTAAAAGACTTGGCAAAGGCAATGACTCAGGTTTTGGGCAATGAACAAGCCATAGGACAGATTTATAATATATCTGGCGATCGCTTCGTCACTTTTGATGGTTTAGCCCGTGCTAGCGCTGTTGCGGCTGGTAAATCGCCTGATACTGTCAAAATCGTCCATTATGACCCGAAGAAGTTTGATTTCGGCAAGCGCAAAGCTTTTCCGATGCGGGTACAGCATTTCTTTGCTTCGGTGAATAAAGCGCAAACAGAATTAAACTGGCATCCTGAATATGATTTGATTTCTGGGTTGCAAGACTCTTTGGAAAATGATTATTTAGCTAATGCAAAAGACAAAGCAGAAGTAGATTTCTCTGTCGATGAGGAAATTTTACAAGCTTGTGAGTAA
- a CDS encoding catalase family protein has protein sequence MTNPTSSSTEQEAIIDEIIANSLQAQQKTGPDLRQIHSKSHGLLGGEFIIEPNLPEDLRVGLFKTPQTYPAWIRFSSGGSPKKRGEFTSDSQPDVRGIAIKVMNVDGQKVLDDEEKTQDFILNNYPIFLAKDVRDYADISRAGSGQLSPERLQELGYAFAILQKIGSKKVGNPLLIQYWSMAPFKFGNRIVKLSVKSQQPEQPPETLPESENYLREAIVKYLTEEGKEASFDFFIQFYVDDEKTPIEDHVIEWQEADSPFIKVATVRIFSQKFDFEERKRLDEGLLFSPWHTLLDHEPVGSVNLSRKRLYSELAKYRREQIAQRLREPQPYVAVED, from the coding sequence ATGACTAACCCAACATCATCTAGCACTGAGCAGGAAGCAATAATTGACGAGATTATTGCAAATAGTCTCCAAGCCCAACAAAAAACAGGCCCAGACCTCCGCCAAATTCATAGCAAAAGTCATGGACTCCTGGGAGGAGAGTTTATTATTGAACCGAATCTTCCTGAAGACTTGAGAGTAGGTTTGTTTAAAACGCCCCAAACTTATCCTGCATGGATTCGTTTCTCTAGCGGTGGTTCGCCTAAAAAACGTGGTGAATTCACCTCCGATAGCCAGCCGGATGTTCGCGGTATCGCCATCAAGGTGATGAATGTGGACGGGCAAAAAGTTCTGGATGATGAAGAAAAAACTCAAGACTTTATACTCAACAATTATCCGATTTTCTTGGCCAAAGACGTTCGTGATTACGCCGATATATCCAGAGCCGGAAGTGGACAACTTAGCCCAGAGCGGTTGCAGGAACTTGGTTATGCCTTTGCAATCTTACAAAAGATTGGCAGTAAGAAAGTAGGAAATCCACTTTTAATTCAATATTGGAGTATGGCTCCATTTAAGTTTGGGAATCGCATTGTAAAATTATCTGTCAAATCTCAACAGCCGGAACAACCACCCGAAACACTTCCCGAATCAGAAAATTATCTCCGGGAAGCAATAGTCAAATATTTGACTGAAGAAGGTAAAGAAGCATCTTTTGACTTCTTCATTCAGTTTTATGTAGATGATGAAAAAACGCCGATTGAAGACCATGTTATAGAATGGCAAGAAGCAGATTCACCGTTTATTAAAGTTGCGACTGTCCGCATTTTCAGTCAGAAATTTGACTTTGAAGAACGCAAACGTTTAGATGAAGGTTTGCTTTTTTCTCCTTGGCATACACTGTTAGATCATGAGCCTGTTGGAAGTGTGAATCTCTCTCGCAAGAGGCTTTATAGCGAACTTGCAAAGTATAGACGAGAGCAAATTGCCCAACGCTTGCGAGAACCACAACCTTATGTAGCAGTTGAAGATTAG
- a CDS encoding sugar transferase: MTAQSSLLSGKRGVRQDTRASTRTFLKRGQKTKTPKVKPKGLSFQGLNGEFAKRLFDIVFSLSVLILFFPVYLILTLLIAFSSEGPIFYVQERVGKNYKAFNCIKFRTMVSNADEILMQMMETSPELRQEFESSFKLKQDPRITKIGRFLRITSLDEFPQFWNVLKGDMSVVGPRPLVAEELPKYGCHIDEILTIRPGITGLWQVSGRNDIPYPRRVQIDLHYVKFRNFWLDLWIILKTVDVVILPKNNGAY; the protein is encoded by the coding sequence ATGACTGCCCAGAGCTCACTCCTCTCCGGCAAGCGAGGCGTACGGCAAGACACTAGAGCGTCTACGCGTACTTTCTTAAAACGCGGTCAAAAAACAAAGACGCCGAAAGTTAAGCCCAAAGGTTTATCTTTTCAGGGTTTAAACGGAGAGTTTGCCAAACGACTGTTCGATATAGTGTTTTCGCTGTCGGTATTAATTTTGTTCTTTCCCGTCTACTTAATTTTGACCTTGCTGATTGCCTTTAGCTCAGAAGGCCCAATTTTTTATGTCCAGGAACGGGTAGGGAAAAATTACAAAGCGTTTAATTGTATTAAATTCCGAACAATGGTAAGCAATGCGGACGAAATCCTCATGCAAATGATGGAAACATCGCCCGAATTACGACAAGAATTTGAGAGCAGTTTTAAGCTGAAACAAGACCCCCGGATTACCAAAATTGGTCGATTTTTGCGAATTACTAGCTTAGACGAATTTCCCCAGTTCTGGAACGTTTTAAAAGGGGATATGAGTGTAGTCGGCCCCCGACCCTTGGTAGCAGAAGAACTGCCAAAATACGGTTGTCACATTGATGAGATTTTAACAATCCGTCCAGGAATTACTGGTTTGTGGCAGGTATCAGGGCGTAATGATATTCCCTATCCTCGGCGAGTTCAAATAGACCTGCATTATGTCAAATTTAGGAATTTCTGGCTTGATTTATGGATCATCTTGAAAACTGTTGATGTGGTTATTCTGCCCAAAAATAACGGGGCATACTGA
- a CDS encoding GDP-L-fucose synthase family protein, with protein MTALELKNQRILVTGGSGFLGRQVIDQLCKAGADREKITIVRSRDCDLRVWENSQRAVDQQDIIIHLAAHVGGIGLNREKPAELFYDNLIMGTHLIHAAYQAGVEKFVCVGTICAYPKFTPVPFKEDDLWNGYPEETNAPYGIAKKALLVQLQSYRQQYGFNGIYLLPVNLYGPEDNFDPGSSHVIPALIRKVHEAQIKGEKELLVWGDGSPTREFLYSEDAARGIVMGTQFYNESEPVNLGTGYEISILDLITLICQLMEFKGEIVWQTDKPNGQPRRCLDTERANLAFNFTAQVGFEEGLKNTIEWYRQNAV; from the coding sequence ATGACCGCCTTAGAACTAAAAAATCAACGAATTCTCGTCACTGGTGGGTCGGGGTTTCTAGGTCGTCAGGTGATAGATCAACTGTGTAAAGCAGGGGCCGATCGTGAGAAGATTACAATAGTGCGATCGCGCGACTGCGATTTGCGTGTTTGGGAAAATAGCCAACGCGCAGTTGACCAGCAAGACATAATTATCCACTTAGCAGCACATGTGGGTGGCATCGGTTTAAACCGCGAAAAACCCGCAGAGTTGTTCTACGATAACTTGATCATGGGTACGCACCTAATTCACGCTGCCTATCAAGCTGGAGTAGAAAAATTTGTTTGTGTTGGCACAATCTGCGCCTATCCTAAATTTACCCCAGTGCCATTTAAAGAAGACGATCTTTGGAATGGCTACCCAGAAGAAACCAACGCTCCCTACGGAATTGCTAAAAAAGCGCTTTTAGTTCAATTGCAATCTTACCGCCAGCAGTACGGTTTTAATGGAATTTACCTACTGCCAGTTAATTTATATGGCCCAGAAGATAACTTTGACCCTGGAAGTTCCCACGTTATTCCAGCGTTAATTCGCAAAGTTCATGAAGCCCAAATTAAGGGAGAAAAGGAACTCCTAGTTTGGGGTGATGGCAGTCCCACCCGCGAGTTTTTGTATTCAGAAGATGCAGCGCGGGGGATTGTGATGGGAACTCAATTCTATAATGAATCGGAACCAGTTAACTTGGGAACGGGTTACGAAATCTCCATCCTTGATTTAATAACTCTAATTTGCCAATTGATGGAGTTTAAGGGTGAAATTGTTTGGCAAACTGACAAGCCTAATGGTCAACCCCGCCGTTGTTTGGATACCGAACGGGCGAATCTTGCCTTTAATTTCACTGCTCAGGTGGGCTTTGAGGAAGGGTTAAAGAATACCATTGAGTGGTATCGTCAAAACGCTGTATAA
- a CDS encoding carbohydrate ABC transporter permease, with the protein MLNWKKSRSQNLLMYLLLGAIALVMLFPLLWLVSTALKSPTENILQSPPQLLPSQPTLDNFVSVWNSLPFGQYLYNSTLVSVLTVGLNLLFCALAAYPLARLSFVGRDWIFVAIVSTIMIPFQIVMIPLYILTVQLGLTNSYLGMIFPSLASAFGIFLLRQAFMSVPKEIEEAARMDGSSELGLWWHIMLPAIRPALVTLAIFVFIGAWSDFLWPLIVIQDENLYTLPLGVAKLAGTFSLDWRLVAAGSLIAIAPVLLLFLFLQRYIVPTETGSGVKG; encoded by the coding sequence ATGCTGAATTGGAAAAAGTCACGATCGCAAAATCTGCTAATGTATCTGCTATTGGGAGCGATCGCACTGGTGATGCTCTTTCCTTTACTGTGGCTAGTTAGCACAGCCTTAAAATCGCCTACGGAAAATATCTTACAGTCGCCGCCACAGTTATTACCTAGTCAACCGACGCTAGATAATTTTGTTAGTGTATGGAACTCTCTACCCTTTGGGCAATACCTGTATAACAGTACTTTGGTGTCAGTGCTAACGGTTGGCTTAAATCTACTGTTTTGCGCTTTAGCTGCCTATCCCTTGGCAAGATTGTCATTTGTAGGGCGAGACTGGATTTTTGTAGCGATTGTCTCGACGATTATGATTCCCTTCCAAATCGTGATGATTCCCCTTTATATTTTGACAGTCCAGTTGGGTTTGACAAATAGTTATTTAGGGATGATTTTTCCGAGTTTAGCTTCTGCTTTTGGCATTTTTCTCTTGCGCCAAGCTTTCATGAGTGTCCCGAAAGAGATAGAAGAAGCCGCTCGAATGGATGGTAGTTCGGAGTTGGGATTATGGTGGCATATAATGTTACCAGCAATTCGCCCAGCATTGGTAACTTTAGCTATTTTTGTATTCATTGGTGCTTGGAGTGACTTTTTGTGGCCTTTAATTGTCATCCAAGACGAAAATTTATATACTCTTCCTTTAGGAGTCGCCAAGCTAGCAGGGACATTTTCTCTTGACTGGAGGTTGGTAGCCGCGGGTTCTCTAATTGCGATCGCTCCAGTATTATTACTATTTTTATTTTTACAACGTTACATTGTCCCCACGGAAACTGGTAGTGGTGTCAAGGGTTAA
- a CDS encoding 5-formyltetrahydrofolate cyclo-ligase, with protein sequence MDKVNKTELRRILLKTRQSMTVGEWREKSDRLCSHLQNSTLFIEAKTILAYFSFRQEPDLSPLFANTKYRWGFPRCVDKSLYWHIWTLGDSVQSGAYGITEPHSDTPLLDAAEVDLILVPSVACDYQGYRLGYGGGYYDRLLSLPQWQRKPTIGIVFDFAYLSQIPIESWDKPLQAVSTETGLTRKG encoded by the coding sequence ATGGACAAAGTTAATAAAACAGAACTACGCCGAATTCTACTTAAAACACGCCAATCAATGACCGTTGGAGAATGGAGAGAAAAAAGCGATCGCTTATGCTCTCATTTACAAAACTCTACTTTATTCATCGAAGCAAAAACAATACTTGCTTATTTCAGCTTTCGCCAAGAACCTGACCTCAGTCCACTATTTGCAAACACCAAATACCGTTGGGGATTTCCTCGCTGCGTTGATAAATCCTTATATTGGCATATTTGGACACTTGGCGATTCTGTCCAAAGTGGCGCTTATGGCATTACTGAACCACATTCTGACACTCCCCTATTAGATGCTGCTGAAGTAGATTTGATTCTCGTCCCCAGTGTAGCTTGCGACTACCAAGGATATCGCCTTGGTTATGGCGGCGGATATTACGATCGCTTGCTCAGTTTACCGCAGTGGCAGAGAAAACCGACTATCGGGATTGTCTTTGATTTCGCCTATTTGTCCCAGATACCTATTGAATCTTGGGATAAACCACTACAAGCTGTTTCTACGGAAACCGGATTGACTAGGAAAGGCTAA
- a CDS encoding sugar transferase, with product MNNLYLYSVNCSQQPHPSTLSVRKRLIDIVGAIVGLIITFMVAIPVAIATFIHEPSPIFYSQIRCGLNGKTFRIWKFRSMIVDADKLKHLVKNQAKGHIFKSVDDPRITPVGKFLRRTSLDEFPQFWNVLIGDMSLVGTRPPTPDEVNNYDPHHWERLRVKPGITGEWQANGRSSITDFETIVKMDIDYQRKWSVSYDLSLIIKTIWVVLKKTGAY from the coding sequence GTGAATAATCTTTATCTTTATTCAGTTAATTGTTCGCAACAGCCACACCCGTCAACCTTAAGCGTGAGAAAACGATTAATTGACATTGTTGGAGCTATTGTCGGGCTGATAATTACATTTATGGTAGCCATTCCCGTAGCGATCGCTACCTTTATTCATGAGCCAAGTCCAATATTTTATTCGCAAATTCGCTGTGGTTTGAACGGAAAAACTTTCCGCATCTGGAAATTCCGTTCGATGATCGTTGATGCCGATAAACTCAAGCATTTAGTTAAAAACCAAGCTAAAGGTCACATCTTTAAATCTGTTGACGATCCTCGCATTACTCCTGTGGGTAAGTTTTTGCGGCGTACCAGTCTAGACGAATTTCCCCAATTTTGGAATGTTCTGATAGGAGACATGAGTTTAGTTGGTACTCGTCCACCAACTCCTGATGAAGTCAACAATTACGATCCACACCACTGGGAGAGATTACGAGTCAAGCCAGGCATTACCGGAGAATGGCAAGCTAATGGTCGTTCAAGCATTACAGACTTTGAAACTATTGTCAAAATGGATATAGATTATCAACGCAAGTGGTCTGTAAGTTACGATCTGAGTCTGATTATTAAAACTATCTGGGTAGTATTGAAAAAAACTGGTGCTTATTGA
- the gmd gene encoding GDP-mannose 4,6-dehydratase encodes MTQQKRALITGITGQDGSYLSEFLLEQGYEVHGIIRRTSTFNTDRIDHIYEDPHKDGVRLFLHYGDLTDGTTLRRILEEVKPVEIYNLGAQSHVRVSFDSPEYTVDAVGMGTLRLLEAIRDYQHRTGIQVRFYQAGSSEMYGLVQAIPQSETTPFYPRSPYACAKVYAHWQTVNYRESYDLFACNGILFNHESPRRGETFVTRKITRAVAGIVAGKQKKIYMGNLDSKRDWGYAKDYVKAMWLMLQKEQPEDYVIATGETHSVREFLELAFSYVNLNWQDYVEFDERYLRPSEVDLLIGDATKARQQLGWTPSVTFEQLVSLMVEADLQALGHTSPNGNGSQFPLDIATVRQELGALHF; translated from the coding sequence ATGACGCAACAGAAGCGAGCGTTAATTACTGGTATTACTGGTCAAGACGGTTCCTATCTAAGTGAGTTTTTGCTGGAACAGGGTTATGAGGTTCATGGTATCATTCGCCGGACTTCTACCTTCAACACAGACCGCATCGATCACATTTACGAAGACCCCCACAAAGACGGAGTGCGGTTGTTTCTTCACTATGGTGACTTGACAGATGGTACGACATTGCGACGCATTTTAGAAGAAGTCAAACCAGTAGAGATTTATAATCTCGGCGCTCAATCCCATGTCAGAGTAAGCTTTGATTCACCAGAATATACGGTGGATGCTGTAGGAATGGGGACACTGCGTCTATTGGAAGCAATTCGAGATTATCAACACCGAACTGGAATTCAGGTGCGATTTTACCAAGCGGGTTCTTCAGAAATGTACGGTTTAGTACAAGCAATACCCCAAAGTGAGACAACGCCCTTTTATCCCCGCAGTCCCTATGCCTGTGCGAAAGTTTACGCCCACTGGCAAACTGTAAATTATCGAGAGTCTTATGATTTGTTTGCTTGTAACGGTATACTTTTTAACCACGAGTCACCACGACGGGGCGAAACCTTTGTAACCCGCAAAATTACTAGAGCCGTGGCTGGTATCGTTGCTGGTAAGCAGAAAAAGATTTACATGGGTAATCTAGATTCCAAACGAGATTGGGGTTATGCGAAGGATTACGTAAAAGCGATGTGGCTGATGTTGCAGAAAGAACAGCCAGAGGATTACGTAATTGCTACTGGTGAAACCCACTCGGTGCGGGAGTTTTTGGAACTGGCATTTAGTTATGTAAATCTTAATTGGCAAGATTACGTAGAGTTTGATGAGCGTTACCTGCGTCCATCTGAGGTAGATTTATTGATTGGTGATGCTACCAAAGCACGGCAGCAGTTGGGCTGGACACCATCAGTAACCTTTGAACAATTAGTTTCCTTAATGGTAGAAGCAGACTTACAAGCATTGGGTCACACTTCGCCCAATGGAAATGGTTCGCAATTTCCATTGGATATTGCTACTGTTCGTCAAGAACTGGGCGCTTTGCACTTCTGA